A single Pedobacter sp. PACM 27299 DNA region contains:
- a CDS encoding DUF3320 domain-containing protein, with amino-acid sequence MQENILPKLEASRKELLDLGMRNPLLNYRTPKARGLHIVQEQSTSIYNILVKQNKAMTFLGRPGKDDDTEVFDLPELSAEELKDAYNDTRLQTNENEQKLQTKILNTYYFAKTSIEEQGVNILYLSLGMLNWYDNVETEEPRTAPLVLIPVSLERSSASERFRLRFNGGDIGANLSLQAKMMADFNTTIPDLPEPDDFNIESYFNSIEERLVHQKGWKVDRDAIELGFFSFGKFMIYHDLDSAKWPVNAKPYEHPILSSLFDGGFTDPQPTATEEHNLDKETKAHELFTVVDADSSQVLAMLAVHEGRNMVIQGPPGTGKSQTITNIIANAIGHGKKVLFVAEKMAALDVVKRRLDSINLGEACLELHSHKANKRDLHEELKRVLDLGKPTVTHLQEEIALLDAYKGQLNGYCNSVNRAIEQSGLSAQKVIGFLMEINGEYKDLKLPSIPIHRIESWDADTTRRASALADLIETRLKDIGIPAQLLFHGTVLTLFLPHETDVTKGIIDKALATTKHTQQLSTAAASFTGTTAPVSLQELTSFISLLDFLSVAPVLNDIMVNDQAWVLNHEDIKELLETGRELSDLRTRYENILHPEAWDQNVLEIRQNLIEHGQKWYKFLLGDYKRSVKQLASFSRIPLPESLDAKIRYTDDILLAKRLSNSLDENAHLTTPLFGNRWRLLKTNWTVLENVLAFLSGLHQDISTGKYPVQILDFLARHENPAMVKDYLQRLQEAADDSQKSIAEVQQKLGFTNISAVAKNNLAGLTFEDQITRFQEWGTRLNEIQHAIQWNNLTEQARKEGFEFLIDSSLTWEGASQYLKISMQKTWYEYLVTKAMTDRPPLRGFERTTHEEIINKFIQLDLLNLQYNRAKVALKHYESVPKLEGGGQWNILRSEFNKRARHIPIRKLMEQAGIAIQTIKPVLMMSPMSIANFLSPESIDFDLVIFDEASQVRPVEALGAILRGKQLVVVGDSKQLPPTSFFDKMNAETEDEENVTADIQSILGMCDGQGAPQRMLRWHYRSRHESLISLSNREFYENKLVIFPSPGSKYRMGLAFHHLQNAVYDRGKTRTNPIEAEEVAKAVFDHAIKNPRQSLGVVAFSTAQMQAIQNAIEIKRRQNPESEVFFRSHAHEPFFVKNLENVQGDERDVIFISIGYGRTEDGKVPMSFGPLNNDGGERRLNVLITRAKYRCEVFTNITSEDINPTATTKFGIRALKNFLYFAQHGTFESEQDLPVPDKRPFEDMLAAQLTSSGYIVRKKVGSEGFYIDLAIVDPENPGRYLLGIECDGNSYSTAKSARDRDRLRGQVLENIGWDIFKVWSVEWYRNPERELQRLVAAIESAKAHALVQDQADDDLQQEMAALSEEAMAKEKNALHREEKEEIIVAVEKYMQAVLPAGLPAQELHLVPFGKLAEWIKQVVEVEGPVHFEEVARRIADASGASKIGSRIRYTLNAATDFTVSSKIISRRGDFLWHPEMNAPTIRDRSSLTAGSRRISLIPPEELDLAVKSVVESSIAIQPETAVPLIAKLFGVNRVTEDVRRDLGIAIEMSVTRGVVIRDGDYLKSQ; translated from the coding sequence ATGCAGGAAAACATTTTACCAAAATTAGAAGCGTCGAGGAAAGAACTGCTTGATCTCGGCATGCGAAATCCCCTTTTGAACTACAGGACACCAAAGGCGAGGGGCCTTCACATCGTTCAGGAACAGTCAACCTCGATTTATAATATCCTCGTAAAGCAAAACAAGGCAATGACTTTTCTGGGAAGGCCTGGAAAAGATGATGATACAGAAGTATTTGATCTTCCTGAGCTCAGTGCCGAAGAATTGAAAGATGCATACAATGACACGCGACTGCAGACCAATGAAAATGAACAAAAGCTGCAAACAAAGATCCTCAATACCTACTATTTTGCTAAAACAAGCATAGAAGAACAGGGTGTAAACATCCTTTATCTTTCCCTTGGGATGCTCAATTGGTATGACAACGTGGAAACCGAAGAGCCGCGTACTGCGCCACTGGTACTCATCCCGGTTTCGTTGGAGAGATCTAGTGCAAGCGAACGTTTTAGGTTACGTTTCAACGGAGGAGATATCGGTGCTAACCTTTCCCTTCAGGCAAAGATGATGGCAGATTTCAATACTACCATCCCTGATCTTCCGGAGCCGGACGATTTTAATATCGAAAGCTATTTTAACAGTATTGAAGAAAGATTAGTACATCAGAAAGGCTGGAAAGTAGATCGGGATGCGATAGAGCTTGGTTTTTTCTCCTTTGGCAAGTTCATGATCTACCATGACCTGGATTCTGCCAAATGGCCCGTTAATGCAAAACCTTATGAACATCCTATTCTATCATCGTTGTTTGACGGTGGCTTCACCGATCCTCAGCCGACCGCAACAGAAGAACATAATTTAGATAAAGAAACAAAAGCACACGAATTATTTACGGTAGTTGATGCGGATAGTTCGCAGGTACTGGCCATGCTGGCTGTACATGAAGGACGAAACATGGTTATCCAGGGGCCTCCGGGCACAGGTAAATCACAAACTATCACTAATATCATCGCTAATGCTATAGGCCACGGTAAGAAAGTTTTATTTGTAGCTGAAAAGATGGCGGCACTTGACGTAGTAAAAAGACGTCTGGATTCAATTAATCTTGGCGAGGCTTGTCTGGAACTTCATAGCCATAAAGCTAACAAGAGAGATCTCCATGAGGAACTAAAAAGGGTTTTAGATCTTGGAAAACCAACCGTAACGCATCTGCAGGAAGAAATTGCACTGCTTGATGCTTACAAAGGCCAGCTGAATGGATACTGCAATTCCGTAAACAGGGCCATCGAGCAAAGTGGCTTATCGGCACAAAAGGTAATTGGTTTCCTGATGGAAATTAATGGGGAATACAAAGACCTTAAGCTTCCTTCAATCCCTATTCATAGAATTGAATCATGGGATGCAGATACCACGAGGCGTGCTTCTGCCCTGGCCGATTTGATTGAGACGAGGTTAAAAGACATCGGTATCCCTGCTCAGCTTCTCTTCCACGGTACTGTACTCACCTTATTTCTCCCACATGAAACAGATGTCACTAAAGGTATTATAGATAAGGCACTGGCTACTACCAAACACACGCAACAGCTGAGTACTGCTGCCGCGTCTTTTACCGGAACTACAGCGCCAGTCTCCTTGCAGGAGCTTACCTCTTTTATCAGCCTTCTTGATTTTCTATCTGTGGCACCAGTCTTGAATGACATCATGGTTAACGATCAGGCCTGGGTTCTCAACCATGAAGACATCAAAGAACTACTTGAAACCGGCAGGGAGCTCTCGGATCTTCGTACCAGATATGAAAACATATTGCATCCGGAAGCATGGGACCAGAATGTGCTGGAAATACGCCAGAATCTAATTGAACATGGCCAGAAATGGTATAAGTTTCTACTGGGAGATTACAAAAGAAGTGTGAAGCAGTTGGCTTCATTCTCCAGGATCCCCTTGCCTGAATCGCTGGATGCAAAAATCAGGTATACGGATGACATCTTACTGGCCAAGCGCTTAAGCAATAGCCTAGATGAAAACGCTCATCTCACTACGCCTCTTTTTGGAAACAGATGGAGGCTACTGAAAACAAACTGGACTGTTCTGGAAAATGTATTGGCATTCCTTTCAGGTTTACATCAGGATATCAGTACTGGTAAATACCCGGTGCAAATACTGGATTTTTTAGCGCGCCATGAAAATCCGGCAATGGTGAAAGATTACCTCCAGCGTCTTCAAGAAGCAGCTGATGACAGCCAGAAAAGCATTGCAGAAGTCCAGCAGAAACTCGGGTTTACGAATATATCCGCAGTTGCGAAGAATAATCTTGCTGGTTTAACATTTGAAGATCAGATCACGAGATTCCAGGAATGGGGTACACGACTGAATGAGATCCAGCATGCTATACAATGGAATAACCTGACTGAACAGGCAAGAAAGGAAGGATTTGAATTTCTAATTGACTCATCCCTGACTTGGGAAGGCGCATCTCAGTATCTGAAGATCTCTATGCAAAAGACCTGGTATGAGTATCTGGTCACAAAGGCAATGACAGACAGACCTCCCCTGCGTGGGTTCGAAAGAACAACCCATGAAGAAATCATCAATAAATTTATCCAACTGGATCTCCTGAACCTTCAATATAACCGGGCAAAGGTTGCATTGAAACATTATGAATCAGTACCCAAACTGGAAGGTGGCGGCCAGTGGAATATTTTACGCAGCGAATTCAATAAACGGGCGCGCCACATTCCCATCCGTAAGCTGATGGAACAGGCAGGAATCGCGATCCAGACCATTAAGCCGGTGTTGATGATGAGCCCCATGTCTATAGCAAACTTCCTGTCTCCAGAAAGCATTGATTTTGATCTGGTCATCTTTGACGAGGCAAGTCAAGTAAGACCGGTAGAAGCTTTAGGAGCAATACTACGAGGCAAACAACTGGTCGTAGTTGGAGACTCGAAGCAGTTACCCCCTACAAGTTTCTTCGACAAGATGAATGCTGAAACCGAAGATGAAGAAAACGTAACGGCCGACATACAGAGTATTCTGGGTATGTGTGATGGTCAGGGAGCACCTCAGAGGATGCTTCGCTGGCACTACCGCAGCAGGCACGAGTCATTGATCAGCCTTTCGAACAGGGAGTTTTACGAGAATAAACTGGTCATATTCCCCAGTCCTGGTTCTAAGTACAGGATGGGTTTGGCATTCCATCATCTGCAGAATGCGGTTTACGATAGAGGCAAGACACGTACCAACCCAATCGAAGCCGAAGAGGTTGCAAAGGCAGTGTTTGACCATGCCATAAAGAACCCTCGGCAGAGTCTTGGTGTGGTGGCGTTCAGTACCGCACAGATGCAGGCCATCCAGAATGCCATCGAGATCAAACGCAGACAGAACCCTGAATCTGAAGTGTTTTTCAGGAGCCATGCCCATGAACCTTTCTTTGTAAAGAACCTGGAGAACGTGCAGGGCGATGAGAGGGACGTGATTTTTATCAGTATCGGATATGGCAGAACAGAAGATGGAAAGGTACCGATGAGCTTTGGTCCGCTGAATAATGATGGCGGCGAACGCAGGTTAAATGTACTGATCACCCGGGCTAAATATCGCTGTGAAGTGTTTACAAACATTACATCGGAGGATATTAATCCAACAGCAACCACTAAGTTTGGAATCCGGGCGCTGAAGAACTTCCTCTACTTTGCCCAACACGGTACTTTTGAATCGGAACAGGATCTTCCGGTTCCTGATAAGCGGCCGTTTGAAGATATGCTGGCAGCACAGCTCACTTCATCAGGATATATCGTTCGTAAAAAAGTAGGCTCCGAAGGCTTTTATATTGACCTTGCAATCGTAGATCCGGAAAATCCAGGGCGTTATCTGCTGGGAATAGAATGTGACGGAAATTCGTACAGCACTGCGAAATCCGCCAGAGACCGCGACAGGCTGCGCGGACAGGTACTGGAGAATATCGGTTGGGATATCTTTAAGGTTTGGAGTGTAGAGTGGTACAGAAATCCTGAAAGAGAATTGCAGCGACTGGTTGCGGCAATTGAAAGTGCAAAAGCTCATGCTTTGGTTCAGGATCAGGCAGATGATGATCTTCAACAGGAAATGGCTGCATTATCAGAGGAAGCTATGGCAAAGGAAAAGAATGCATTACATCGCGAGGAAAAAGAAGAGATTATAGTAGCTGTTGAGAAATATATGCAAGCAGTTCTCCCTGCTGGTCTTCCAGCTCAGGAACTTCATCTAGTTCCGTTTGGGAAACTGGCAGAATGGATTAAGCAGGTGGTTGAGGTTGAAGGACCTGTACATTTCGAAGAGGTCGCCAGGCGTATTGCTGATGCTTCTGGCGCGTCTAAAATTGGGTCCCGGATCCGTTATACACTGAATGCAGCAACAGATTTTACAGTGAGCTCCAAGATTATTTCCCGACGGGGAGATTTCCTTTGGCACCCGGAGATGAATGCTCCTACGATTCGTGACCGCAGCAGTTTAACTGCAGGATCGCGCAGGATAAGTTTGATCCCCCCTGAAGAACTTGATCTGGCGGTAAAGAGTGTTGTAGAATCATCTATTGCTATTCAGCCAGAAACGGCTGTTCCATTGATTGCCAAATTGTTTGGTGTGAACAGGGTTACTGAAGATGTGCGCAGGGATTTAGGGATAGCAATTGAAATGAGTGTTACAAGAGGGGTTGTGATCAGGGATGGGGATTATTTGAAATCTCAATAG
- a CDS encoding DUF6804 family protein has protein sequence MLKGLSPQALKWIFIFVAVWCFVAVLPLSIGYYTFLRIIVTIGSVLAIAMIYQQKNKLHTYILVIITIFFNPLIPIYLQKKAIWIPFDILTGFAFLYLAFLQKSTKPREQSESGRYSGATAKARVRDVIITNKDIN, from the coding sequence ATGTTAAAGGGATTATCACCTCAAGCTTTAAAGTGGATATTTATATTTGTCGCCGTTTGGTGCTTTGTTGCGGTGCTGCCATTATCAATTGGTTACTATACATTCCTACGTATTATTGTCACTATAGGAAGTGTATTGGCTATTGCGATGATATATCAACAGAAAAATAAGCTTCACACATACATATTAGTCATCATTACCATCTTTTTTAATCCTTTAATACCTATCTATCTTCAAAAAAAGGCTATTTGGATTCCCTTTGATATTCTTACTGGCTTCGCATTTCTATATCTGGCGTTTTTACAGAAATCTACAAAACCAAGAGAGCAATCCGAATCTGGGAGATATAGCGGAGCTACTGCTAAAGCGCGCGTGCGCGACGTAATAATTACAAATAAAGACATCAATTGA
- a CDS encoding family 20 glycosylhydrolase — protein sequence MFKQRTIFFLSVIAIGAMTLGNINAQEKRNRYPVIPYPSILEPAKGSFIINRKTAVLAPELMFKNEQRFLREMLAGYLGGDLPAKKKGNVIVMRFDSGIKAAEGYRLMVNPEQITLRARTPAGMFYAVETLRQLLPVDVEKGKGNSLTISSVKIADQPKFPWRGMMLDVSRHFFSIQYLKKYVDMMALYKMNKLHLHLTDDQGWRIEIKKYPKLTLEGAWREFNNQDTACMKVEKETGNTDFRMDKQHLVNQNGKLKYGGFYTQEQMASFIQYAQSRHVEVIPEIDMPGHMMAAVKAYSYLTCDSTVGSGPGFTNPICPCNPQVLQFAKDIYSEIADLFPSKYLHIGGDEVEKSNWLKSPVCQDFMREMGFTHVNQIQSYFTAQMKTFFKSKGKTLVGWDEISEAGIDSAAVVMFWRSWAGAIPMHASKNKNKLIMSPSGPLYFDATPDINTLADVYNYDPLDEKYRLSDTEKENIMGVQGNLWTEMIPTEERADYMIMPRMTALAEVGWTYRPLYTSYRKRLESHYPRLDDLNINYRMPDIIDVAENNVFVGEKLFFKAAPLKYYTIRYATDGSLPHASSKALDKPLSVKQNLTLKMALFTPSGRRGDVSTLHFVGQQYRKQEPLSNLPEGLDAALYKGSFSATTKIKPTADSTFKVLKVEVPASVKYNEFGLRFKGYIEVPETGIYSFYLNCDDGGVLYIGDQLLIDNDGLHPAKEKGGQIALEKGMHAFKLNYIDGGGGNRLDLKYSIGNEEPKIVPASWFRSKE from the coding sequence ATGTTCAAACAAAGAACTATTTTCTTTCTGAGTGTTATAGCGATAGGTGCTATGACTTTAGGAAATATAAATGCACAAGAAAAACGTAACCGGTATCCGGTAATTCCATATCCTTCCATTCTGGAACCTGCAAAAGGGAGCTTCATCATTAACAGAAAGACCGCAGTGCTAGCACCGGAGCTGATGTTTAAAAATGAGCAGCGGTTTTTGCGGGAGATGCTTGCTGGCTATTTAGGTGGAGATTTACCCGCTAAAAAGAAGGGTAATGTGATCGTTATGAGGTTTGACTCCGGAATAAAAGCAGCAGAGGGCTATCGGCTGATGGTCAATCCAGAACAGATAACGCTACGGGCCAGGACACCTGCAGGAATGTTTTATGCAGTGGAAACCTTGAGGCAGCTACTGCCTGTGGATGTGGAGAAGGGAAAGGGGAATTCGTTAACCATTTCATCGGTGAAAATTGCAGATCAGCCGAAATTTCCTTGGAGGGGAATGATGCTGGATGTGTCCAGACATTTCTTCTCCATCCAATATCTGAAGAAGTATGTGGATATGATGGCGCTTTATAAGATGAACAAGCTCCACCTTCATTTAACAGACGACCAGGGCTGGAGAATAGAAATCAAAAAATACCCTAAACTCACTTTGGAAGGTGCCTGGAGGGAATTTAACAATCAGGATACTGCTTGTATGAAGGTTGAAAAAGAAACGGGCAATACTGATTTCAGAATGGATAAACAGCATTTGGTAAATCAGAATGGAAAGCTGAAGTATGGTGGGTTTTATACGCAGGAGCAAATGGCTTCATTTATTCAATATGCGCAAAGCCGGCATGTAGAGGTGATTCCGGAAATTGATATGCCCGGGCACATGATGGCTGCGGTAAAGGCTTATAGCTATTTAACCTGCGACAGCACGGTGGGCAGTGGACCTGGTTTCACAAACCCTATTTGCCCTTGTAATCCTCAGGTGCTTCAGTTTGCGAAAGATATTTATTCAGAGATTGCCGATTTATTTCCTTCTAAATATTTACATATTGGAGGGGATGAAGTAGAAAAAAGTAATTGGCTGAAATCACCTGTTTGTCAGGATTTTATGCGCGAAATGGGTTTTACTCATGTCAATCAGATCCAAAGTTATTTTACTGCTCAGATGAAAACTTTTTTCAAATCGAAGGGGAAAACATTAGTGGGTTGGGATGAGATCAGTGAGGCTGGCATTGATTCTGCAGCTGTTGTCATGTTCTGGAGGTCATGGGCTGGAGCTATCCCAATGCATGCCTCAAAGAATAAAAACAAGCTGATTATGTCGCCAAGCGGCCCACTTTATTTTGATGCGACGCCAGATATTAATACGCTGGCGGACGTTTATAATTACGATCCATTAGATGAAAAATACAGGCTGTCGGACACAGAAAAGGAAAATATTATGGGTGTTCAGGGTAACTTGTGGACTGAAATGATTCCAACAGAAGAACGCGCAGATTATATGATTATGCCCCGGATGACTGCCCTTGCTGAAGTCGGCTGGACCTATCGTCCCTTATATACATCTTATAGGAAAAGATTAGAAAGTCATTATCCTCGTCTGGATGATTTGAATATAAATTACAGGATGCCTGATATCATTGATGTGGCCGAAAATAACGTTTTTGTAGGAGAGAAGTTGTTCTTTAAAGCAGCACCTTTGAAATACTATACCATTCGTTATGCTACGGATGGCAGTTTACCTCATGCCAGTTCAAAAGCACTGGATAAACCGCTTTCTGTTAAACAGAATTTAACCTTAAAAATGGCTTTGTTTACGCCGTCAGGTAGGCGGGGAGATGTGAGCACGCTGCATTTTGTAGGTCAGCAATATAGAAAACAGGAACCGCTTAGCAATCTGCCTGAGGGACTTGATGCTGCACTTTATAAAGGCAGTTTTTCGGCGACTACCAAGATAAAACCTACAGCGGATAGTACTTTTAAGGTGCTAAAAGTTGAAGTGCCTGCGAGTGTAAAATACAATGAATTCGGACTTAGATTTAAAGGATATATTGAGGTGCCTGAAACCGGGATTTATTCATTTTATTTAAATTGTGATGATGGTGGGGTGCTTTATATCGGAGATCAACTCTTAATTGATAATGATGGTTTACATCCTGCCAAAGAGAAAGGCGGACAAATTGCGCTGGAAAAAGGGATGCATGCTTTTAAGCTTAATTATATTGATGGTGGGGGCGGAAACCGGCTGGATTTGAAATATAGCATCGGAAATGAGGAGCCGAAAATTGTTCCAGCCTCTTGGTTTAGAAGTAAAGAATAA
- a CDS encoding DUF3892 domain-containing protein, with the protein MSCNYRRVRGFVQSEEKQHFQMSERKQISCINKNDRSSAYERIASVGGTHNGLRWKLSLSTAILAIENKTSSFYTSVGGHVRNVIVSTRNGVKYLKTEADHDTPDNLLSLPECP; encoded by the coding sequence ATGTCATGTAATTATAGAAGAGTCCGTGGATTCGTACAGAGCGAAGAAAAACAACATTTTCAAATGTCAGAAAGAAAACAAATATCCTGCATTAACAAGAATGATCGTAGTAGTGCCTACGAGAGAATTGCATCTGTAGGAGGAACGCACAATGGACTAAGATGGAAGCTAAGTCTCAGCACAGCAATCTTAGCCATCGAAAACAAGACCAGCTCGTTCTACACAAGCGTTGGCGGACATGTCAGGAATGTGATTGTTTCAACTAGAAACGGTGTGAAATACCTGAAAACCGAGGCCGATCATGATACACCTGATAATCTATTGAGTTTACCTGAATGCCCTTAG
- a CDS encoding SDR family oxidoreductase — protein MKTNTALVIGANGIVGRHLTEYLNSSGKWNVLASARSKLNYETTADFIALDLEDKESLAGAADQLKAVTHIFFNAYTERKTPYEQSEANLNILSNLVPLLEENAPGLQRILFIQGGKAYGAHLGIYKTPAYETDLRSITPNFYYDQEDYLRKQSAGKNWSWTAIRPDIVIGFTVGTPMNLANLIAAYAILCKEEGIPMRFPGSPKAYEVLVNVTGTEVLSKSLEWAALEEKAANEIFNVTNGDVFRWSQVWPKIGDFFGVEVAEPQTFSLQEYMPGKRNLWAEITRKYNLQSHDLDTLVQWGFGDFVFNVEVDAFLDVNKARRFGFNEMNGDSVKVFLDAFKELKDKKVIC, from the coding sequence ATGAAAACAAATACAGCACTGGTTATTGGAGCAAATGGCATTGTAGGCAGACACCTCACCGAATACCTCAACAGTTCCGGAAAATGGAATGTTTTAGCTTCAGCAAGGTCTAAATTAAACTATGAAACCACAGCGGATTTTATTGCACTAGATTTGGAGGATAAAGAAAGTTTAGCTGGTGCAGCGGATCAATTGAAGGCCGTAACTCATATCTTCTTTAATGCTTATACCGAAAGGAAGACACCCTATGAACAATCGGAAGCAAATTTGAATATTTTATCAAACCTCGTTCCGCTATTGGAAGAAAATGCTCCAGGTCTTCAGCGTATATTATTCATTCAAGGAGGTAAAGCCTATGGTGCTCATCTGGGAATTTATAAAACACCCGCTTATGAAACAGACCTGAGGAGCATTACGCCGAATTTCTATTATGATCAGGAAGACTACCTAAGAAAGCAATCCGCAGGAAAGAATTGGTCCTGGACAGCAATACGCCCGGATATTGTTATTGGATTTACAGTGGGCACGCCGATGAACCTTGCCAATCTTATCGCCGCCTATGCAATATTGTGTAAAGAGGAGGGAATCCCTATGCGTTTTCCTGGTTCCCCTAAGGCGTATGAGGTATTGGTTAATGTTACCGGAACTGAAGTCCTTTCCAAGTCGCTGGAATGGGCAGCACTGGAAGAAAAAGCAGCCAATGAGATTTTTAATGTGACGAATGGTGATGTTTTTCGATGGTCGCAGGTATGGCCAAAGATTGGGGATTTCTTTGGAGTTGAAGTGGCAGAACCACAGACATTTTCACTTCAGGAATATATGCCGGGAAAAAGAAATCTATGGGCAGAAATTACCAGGAAATATAATCTTCAAAGTCATGACCTTGACACACTAGTTCAATGGGGTTTTGGAGATTTTGTGTTTAATGTGGAAGTTGATGCTTTTCTTGATGTCAATAAGGCGAGAAGGTTTGGATTTAATGAGATGAATGGGGACAGTGTTAAGGTGTTTTTAGATGCTTTTAAGGAATTAAAAGATAAAAAGGTTATTTGTTAA
- a CDS encoding LysR family transcriptional regulator — protein sequence MINFEWYRTFIAIYQRGNLTKAAQELSISQPNASVHLASLEQYVGGKLFDRMPRKMVPTELGKKLYTQVVGSVESLASVETTFKRTALRHRPVIRLGSPLELFFSKISPQLEKISSPLNVSFGVAKDLMQQLDEGKLDLVIASQKTIDSRNIVYEPILTENFVIIGNKNIDLSDFNQHLENQDLNAVEKWLINQEWYAYSNDLAFIRRFWLKNFSKRPIISPKYIIPNLNVIIKSIANGSGISIVSDYLAQEFVDQGSITVIWNGTGDTANTLYLAYDKSRVSIEKVEEIKRLTQTIRSPHF from the coding sequence ATGATAAATTTCGAATGGTACCGGACTTTCATTGCGATCTACCAGCGGGGCAACCTCACCAAAGCTGCACAGGAACTCAGTATATCGCAGCCTAATGCGAGTGTACACCTTGCTTCTTTGGAGCAATATGTTGGTGGGAAATTATTTGACCGGATGCCCAGGAAAATGGTTCCGACGGAGTTAGGCAAAAAGCTATATACTCAGGTCGTAGGCTCAGTTGAAAGTCTGGCCTCGGTAGAAACTACTTTCAAAAGAACCGCGCTCCGTCATCGTCCTGTGATCAGGCTAGGAAGTCCATTGGAATTATTTTTCTCTAAGATCAGCCCTCAATTAGAAAAAATCTCCTCTCCACTCAACGTTTCTTTTGGTGTAGCGAAAGACCTGATGCAACAGTTAGACGAAGGAAAACTAGATCTTGTAATCGCCAGTCAGAAAACCATCGACAGCAGAAATATCGTATACGAGCCCATTCTGACAGAAAACTTCGTCATCATTGGGAATAAGAATATTGATCTAAGTGATTTTAACCAACACCTGGAAAACCAAGACTTGAATGCTGTTGAGAAATGGCTTATTAATCAGGAATGGTACGCCTACAGCAATGACCTTGCCTTTATCCGTAGGTTCTGGTTGAAAAATTTCAGCAAACGACCGATCATCTCCCCAAAATACATCATCCCAAACCTGAACGTCATCATTAAATCTATCGCAAATGGCAGCGGAATAAGCATCGTATCGGATTACCTTGCACAAGAATTTGTTGATCAAGGAAGTATAACTGTAATCTGGAATGGAACAGGTGACACGGCTAACACCCTTTATCTCGCCTATGACAAAAGCAGGGTCTCCATTGAAAAAGTAGAAGAGATCAAACGGCTTACTCAAACCATTCGATCTCCCCATTTTTAA